The Steroidobacteraceae bacterium genomic interval TCGCAAGCGTGCTAGCGAATGGGAGGTGAGAAAACGTGACATTCCTCGGTGGTATCTGTGTGATTGTCACTCTGACTGGAATAGTCGTTTGCTGGCGAGAGCTAATATTGGCGGCAATTCGCCCGACGCCTGGGGGAGCGGTCCTTTTGACTTCGTTTGCGTATTTAACCGGCCTCGCTGTTCTAGCGATACGGTCTGCCAGTCCTGCTCTTGAAATGATATACGCAGCGTGTCTGCTAATGTTTGGCGTGTATTGTGCGGGCTATTTTATCTGCTCGTTGCGATTCAATTTGAAACTGAAATCGCAGCCGACCATCGTGATCGCCAATGGTCATCAACAGTTCTCAGTCTTCAAGAAGTGGTGCTTATTTCTACTAGTGGCTTTGTCGGTTGCATATTCGGTTTACCTCGCCGGTTTAGGTTCACTATTGGCTTCTCTATTGTCGTTCGCGATGGGTAATGGCGACGGCCAAGCGGTACTGGAACAACGACTTCATTATTCGACCGGGGATCAAGGGTGGCTGGCGCCAGGCTACGTGAAACAACTGCGAGACATACTGCTTCCTCTTGTTGCGTTGATTCTTCTATTTACGATTCGGCGCAAAACAGCAACATTCTTGCTGACTAGCGCTATTGTGCTCGCAACTGTGGTGCCGCTGCTGCTGGCAAGTGGACAACGCGGGCCTCTTGTTCTGTTTGCTTTGGGAATGTCATACGCCGCGATAGGCGCGAATAGAAATAGAGTGGTTAGTACAAAAGCAATTTTTGCGCTCGTTGTAGTCAGTCTTTTCGTGATATCAACCGCTTTCATCCTTGTCACTCGTTCGTTTGCATCTCGTGGCTATGACGATTCAACAGTTGGTGTTTTGCTGTTAGACCGGATTGTCACTCGCTTGCCGGAGGAAAATATCGATAGCGCAGGAGTATGGTTGCGTGGCGCGACGTTCCCAGGTGCCGGCTGGGTGTCTGATCTGGCGTCGGTGATGCCCGGTACACAAGAAGGTCTTTCAAATGAACTGCATGCTGAGCTTGGCGGGGGGGCACGTGGGAATTCGGTGCTCGGCCTGTGGATCGATGTATTTTATAATTTTGGATGGGCTCTTTGTTGTCCTGTGGCGTTGGCCCTCGGATTTAGCGTCGCGCTGTTCAATCATTGGGTCAATACGCAGCGCATTAAGTCGGAGATCGCGGAAATTTGCGGCTTATGGATTTCCACGACAATGCTAATGGTGTTGTCGCCGTTCGGGTTTCTGCTGTACGGTCCATTCCTGGTGTCCGCGACGCTTTTCGTTGTCGCAAGATTCTCGAGGCCTAGATTGTGTCTGGTGAGGCGGCCAACCAGCGTATTACCAAGTTTAACTACCGGAGAAAACCCAACGCCAATAAAGTTGGTCAGGTGATTTTGGAATTGCGGAGATGATACGACACGTAAGAAGATCATCCAACGCCCGTATCTTGGGTAGTCCGGGTCGAGTCGATGCGGACTGAGCACGTTGGCGGGATAGGCGCGACGATCCGCAATTTCATGGCACTTCACACGCTCGGCGTGCTCGGCCAAACGGCGGCGGCGCTTACCTATGTAGTGATCACAATTATTTACTCGCGTTCGGACAGCGTCGCTGTGGCAGGCAAGATTGCGGTATCAGTGGGTATGAGTGCTGCTGTTTTTGCAGTGTCACACTGGGCGCTACAGGCAAATATCATGGTGAAGCCGGAAACGAAAGCGTTTTGTACGGAATATTTCGTGCTGCGCTTTGGCTTTCTTTGTATTGCTTGTGTCTCATGCTTGGTTGCGCTTCAGTGGTTGGATATTGCATGGTCGATTGCACTTGCGGTTGCTCTGATGCGATGCGCTGATGGTGTTATTGATTTGGTATTTGGATTCGACGTGGTCGTCTTTGGAGTCAGTGCGGCTTGGAAAAAATACGCATTTGCGCACGTAGCGAAGTTATTGGCAATTGGAATTGTTGGCGCAATCACTCATTTCTATGCCGCGGACTATCTAGGCGCGAGCCTGGCCACTTCGGCGTTTGTATGTGTGGTGGGGGCGATTTATTTGTCTAGGGGCTACGTAAGGCCAAAGACCATTACTCAAGTGAGCATTTCGCGAATCAGGACGCTCCTGAATTCCGCTCGATGGCTCGCTTTGGCCTCAATTTGCAGTGCGTTGATCGTATCGTTGCCACGGATTCTTGCTGCTGAGATGTATAGCGGAACAGAACTCGGGGTAATTGGCGTTGCTCTTACAGTAGTCGGCACGTTTGGATTGATTTTTTACACGTCTTGGACTCGGTTTGCACGGATGTTGAGTGCGACACGGACACGTGCAAGTACCGTACGATCTCTTGCAATTGAGATATTCGCTTGGGCTCTGGTGTTGGCGGTCCTCGCGCTTGGAGTCTTGCCGGAAGCAACTGCATATATATTCAAGATCGATTCCGCAGAGCAAATAGTCGAGATTCGTTCAACTATCCTTGCAGGCGTCATCTTTTTTTCAGGTATGGCTTTTGTCAATCTTTATAAGGTCACTACGGCTCGGTGGATGGAAGCAGTCACTTATCTTATCGCGGCACTTTGCATCACTGTACTTTCATATTGTCCTGGCCCATTGCGCAATATGCCATCGCTACTCGTGCTCGGAGGCATTCTGATGTTTGGCATTTCGATCCCCGCATTGAAGATGGCTCTATTAAGGGTTCCAGATAATTTGCAGCGCGATTGTCAATCGTGACCGCACGGCAACAAATTCAGACAACGATGGCCTTTGCGGGTGCCAATTAGTCGGTGATGGACTCTATTAGGCTTGGTGCTCCAATTGAAGCGATGTGCGCAGATCCAATACTTATGAGTCCAAAAAATCCAAAGGAATCTCGAGAAAATAGCAAAGCCGTTGGCAGACCAGTTGTAATTGTCGTTCAACAAATGACACTAAATGAACGCCCGCGTATTCGAAAGTTATGTGAATTGCTTCGAGAGAAGGGGTTGTCGTTCGAGATTTGGAAATTCGGTGACGATCACGGAAGCGCGCCAGATGATTACGTCGTGAAAAACCTGATGAACGCGAGCTGGCGAAATAGCAATGCTGTAATCCGTTACCTGGTCTGGATGCTCCGCGTGTTTGTACGAGCCGCACAATGCCGGACTGAGGTACGGTACTTTGCTGTTGGCTTTGACTCGGCGTTGCCAATCGCATGTCTTTTAGCGCCAAGGGCATCGCTGTTGTTCGACAATATAGATAATGTTTCCATGAGCTATGCATGGCCTCCGGTAATCAAGAAGCTGCTCATCAAACTAGAGTGCTGGGTGGCGGCGCGTGCGGAGTTACACGTGAACCCGTCTGGGCGGCGCTGGCGTTGGAATGATTCAAATTTGCGAATCGTAACGAACACTCCGAGCTGGTCTGCCGTGCGTGAAGCGCAAAATATTGCAAGCGCGTACAGTAGAGCA includes:
- a CDS encoding oligosaccharide repeat unit polymerase yields the protein MIYAACLLMFGVYCAGYFICSLRFNLKLKSQPTIVIANGHQQFSVFKKWCLFLLVALSVAYSVYLAGLGSLLASLLSFAMGNGDGQAVLEQRLHYSTGDQGWLAPGYVKQLRDILLPLVALILLFTIRRKTATFLLTSAIVLATVVPLLLASGQRGPLVLFALGMSYAAIGANRNRVVSTKAIFALVVVSLFVISTAFILVTRSFASRGYDDSTVGVLLLDRIVTRLPEENIDSAGVWLRGATFPGAGWVSDLASVMPGTQEGLSNELHAELGGGARGNSVLGLWIDVFYNFGWALCCPVALALGFSVALFNHWVNTQRIKSEIAEICGLWISTTMLMVLSPFGFLLYGPFLVSATLFVVARFSRPRLCLVRRPTSVLPSLTTGENPTPIKLVR